From one Microbulbifer sp. A4B17 genomic stretch:
- a CDS encoding glycosyl hydrolase family 18 protein, which yields MKQSTRRAMQAACATILFQTGAYADIEVVNSDVCPSDTTTVSYSEALNYPDEFCDLLKNGDLVGLSEGSSIEHLGNNCQLTSNEGRQLSMTLCKSEPSAPHVVSGSSCASDASPITYLEAQIYKDELCSVLGDWEIANLADNASMDGSGYGCGSRKNEIRELGSTLCKSDTPQESVSAPKVAYVEINSNNLGNAGCFTESDGSQLFDIAVIFAANINYDGQKAVLHFNDQVSDLLNNNLSTVQDLQDKGTKVVLSVLGNHQNAGWSCFADEQSADDFAQQLKDAVDQYGLDGIDIDDEYSQCSQTYSDSLVKVTSALREKMPNKIISKALWSDTDAFQAEWNGKKLGDQLTYGWEMSYWLGSSCTSRIQKYINLGVDKSKLGVGASTVMNGASTASALASCNENNNLGGGTMIFNVTKDSSSYLSTIWPGTSEIPNCLK from the coding sequence ATGAAACAATCGACACGTAGAGCAATGCAGGCTGCTTGTGCCACCATTCTATTTCAGACTGGTGCATACGCAGATATTGAAGTGGTCAATTCGGATGTCTGTCCCTCGGACACTACAACAGTAAGCTATTCTGAAGCGCTTAATTATCCTGATGAATTTTGTGATCTTCTCAAAAATGGTGATTTGGTTGGTTTATCAGAAGGGTCTTCAATAGAACATCTGGGAAATAATTGCCAATTGACGAGTAATGAAGGTCGCCAATTATCCATGACATTATGCAAATCTGAACCTTCAGCGCCTCATGTTGTTAGTGGAAGCAGCTGTGCATCTGATGCAAGTCCGATCACCTATCTTGAGGCTCAAATCTATAAAGATGAGCTGTGTTCCGTTCTGGGGGACTGGGAAATTGCAAATCTTGCCGATAATGCCTCCATGGATGGCAGTGGGTATGGGTGTGGTTCACGCAAAAATGAAATCCGTGAGCTGGGCTCAACTCTGTGTAAATCTGATACTCCTCAGGAAAGTGTGTCAGCGCCTAAAGTTGCTTACGTAGAAATTAATAGTAATAACCTGGGCAATGCAGGCTGCTTTACAGAGAGCGATGGCAGCCAGTTGTTTGATATAGCTGTGATCTTCGCAGCAAATATTAATTACGATGGTCAGAAAGCTGTACTGCATTTTAATGACCAAGTGTCAGACTTGCTCAATAACAATTTGAGTACAGTACAAGACTTGCAAGACAAGGGTACGAAAGTGGTACTCAGCGTTCTCGGAAATCACCAAAATGCAGGTTGGTCTTGTTTTGCCGATGAGCAATCCGCTGATGACTTTGCTCAGCAGTTGAAAGATGCAGTGGATCAATATGGTCTGGATGGTATTGATATTGATGATGAGTACTCACAGTGCAGCCAAACCTATTCTGACTCCCTGGTTAAAGTGACTAGTGCATTGCGAGAGAAAATGCCGAATAAAATCATTTCCAAAGCACTCTGGAGTGATACCGATGCTTTTCAGGCTGAATGGAATGGCAAGAAACTGGGCGATCAACTAACTTATGGTTGGGAGATGAGCTATTGGTTGGGCTCAAGTTGTACTTCAAGAATCCAGAAGTATATCAACCTGGGTGTTGATAAGTCTAAGCTGGGTGTTGGAGCTTCCACTGTGATGAATGGTGCATCTACTGCAAGTGCTTTGGCCTCCTGTAACGAAAATAATAACCTTGGTGGCGGCACTATGATATTTAATGTGACTAAAGATTCTAGCAGCTACCTTTCTACAATATGGCCAGGTACTTCAGAGATCCCTAATTGCCTTAAGTGA